In Janibacter alkaliphilus, the following proteins share a genomic window:
- a CDS encoding 4Fe-4S dicluster domain-containing protein has translation MGYLSRQLSGRTDVAEDAGWTDPPPRKGFFTDTSICIGCKACEVACKEWNAIPLDGLGMTGNSYDNTGDLGASTWRHVAFVEQGAERVAQARESGQRLVDLGMPGVGAPEPAPVGTTAHGVPLPSFRWLMSSDVCKHCTHAGCLDVCPTGALFRSEFGTVVVQADVCNGCGYCVGACPFGVIERRSQDEVTSTRRDGHVPNVGVAQKCTLCYDRLGEDQTPACAQTCPTTSIRFGDHADMVAEAQERVSALHAQGITEARLYGANENDGVGGTGSVFLLLDEPEVYGLPPDPVVPTAHLPEMFRMAGTAALGLLGVAAASFLGGRR, from the coding sequence ATGGGCTACCTGAGCCGCCAGCTGTCCGGGCGCACCGACGTCGCCGAGGACGCCGGCTGGACCGACCCGCCGCCGCGGAAGGGGTTCTTCACCGACACCTCGATCTGCATCGGCTGCAAGGCCTGCGAGGTCGCCTGCAAGGAGTGGAACGCGATCCCGCTGGACGGGCTGGGCATGACCGGGAACTCCTACGACAACACCGGCGACCTCGGCGCGAGCACCTGGCGGCACGTCGCCTTCGTCGAGCAGGGTGCCGAGCGGGTCGCCCAGGCGCGAGAGTCCGGGCAGCGGCTCGTCGACCTCGGGATGCCGGGGGTCGGGGCGCCCGAGCCCGCGCCGGTCGGGACGACCGCGCACGGGGTGCCGCTGCCGAGCTTCCGCTGGCTGATGTCCTCGGACGTGTGCAAGCACTGCACCCACGCGGGCTGCCTCGACGTGTGCCCGACGGGGGCGCTCTTCCGCAGCGAGTTCGGCACGGTCGTCGTGCAGGCCGACGTGTGCAACGGCTGCGGCTACTGCGTCGGGGCGTGCCCCTTCGGGGTCATCGAGCGGCGGTCTCAGGACGAGGTGACCAGCACCCGACGGGACGGGCACGTGCCGAACGTCGGTGTCGCCCAGAAGTGCACGCTCTGCTACGACCGGCTCGGCGAGGACCAGACCCCGGCGTGCGCGCAGACCTGCCCGACGACGTCGATCCGCTTCGGGGACCACGCGGACATGGTCGCGGAGGCGCAGGAGCGGGTGTCCGCGTTGCACGCCCAGGGGATCACCGAGGCGCGGCTCTACGGCGCGAACGAGAACGACGGCGTGGGCGGCACCGGGTCGGTCTTCCTGCTGCTGGACGAGCCGGAGGTCTACGGGCTGCCGCCGGACCCGGTCGTGCCGACGGCGCACCTGCCGGAGATGTTCCGGATGGCCGGCACGGCCGCGCTCGGTCTGCTCGGGGTGGCCGCGGCCTCCTTCCTCGGAGGGCGGCGGTGA